A single Elephas maximus indicus isolate mEleMax1 chromosome 2, mEleMax1 primary haplotype, whole genome shotgun sequence DNA region contains:
- the REEP2 gene encoding receptor expression-enhancing protein 2 isoform X1, producing MVSWIISRLVVLIFGTLYPAYSSYKAVKTKNVKEYVKWMMYWIVFAFFTTAETLTDIVLSWFPFYFELKIAFVIWLLSPYTKGSSVLYRKFVHPTLSNKEKEIDEYITQARDKSYETMMRVGKRGLNLAANAAVTAAAKGQGVLSEKLRSFSMQDLTLIRDEDALPLQGPDGRLRPGPGSLLDTIEDLGDDPALSLRSSMNQADPRTETSEDDTGDKAPKRVKSIKKVPKAEPLASKTLKTRPKKKASGGGDSA from the exons ATGGTGTCCTGGATCATCTCCCGCCTGGTGGT GCTCATCTTTGGCACCCTGTACCCAGCCTATTCTTCCTACAAGGCCGTGAAGACAAAAAACGTAAAGGAATAT GTGAAATGGATGATGTACTGGATCGTCTTTGCCTTCTTCACCACAGCAGAGACACTCACGGATATCGTGCTCTCCTG GTTCCCCTTCTACTTTGAGCTCAAGATTGCCTTCGTGATATGGCTGCTGTCCCCTTACACCAAGGGCTCCAGCGTGCTCTACCGCAAGTTCGTGCACCCAACACTGTCCAACAAGGAGAAG GAGATTGACGAGTACATCACGCAGGCCCGAGACAAAAGCTATGAGACCATGATGAGGGTGGGCAAAAGGGGCCTGAACCTGGCCGCCAATGCTGCGGTCACAGCTGCTGCCAAG GGCCAGGGGGTGCTGTCAGAGAAGCTCCGAAGCTTCAGCATGCAGGACCTGACCCTGATCCGGGATGAGGATGCACTGCCCCTGCAGGGGCCTGATGGCCGCCTCCGACCCGGCCCTGGCAGCCTCCTGGACACCATCGAGGACTTAG GAGATGACCCTGCCCTGAGTTTAAGGTCTAGCATGAACCAGGCTGACCCCCGGACAGAGACCTCTGAGGATGACACAGGGGACAAGGCCCCCAAGAGAGTCAAATCCATCAAAAAAGTGCCCAAAGCTGAG CCACTGGCTTCCAAGACGCTGAAGACCCGGCCCAAGAAGAAGGCCTCTGGTGGGGGCGACTCAGCTTGA
- the REEP2 gene encoding receptor expression-enhancing protein 2 isoform X2 — MVSWIISRLVVLIFGTLYPAYSSYKAVKTKNVKEYVKWMMYWIVFAFFTTAETLTDIVLSWFPFYFELKIAFVIWLLSPYTKGSSVLYRKFVHPTLSNKEKEIDEYITQARDKSYETMMRVGKRGLNLAANAAVTAAAKGVLSEKLRSFSMQDLTLIRDEDALPLQGPDGRLRPGPGSLLDTIEDLGDDPALSLRSSMNQADPRTETSEDDTGDKAPKRVKSIKKVPKAEPLASKTLKTRPKKKASGGGDSA; from the exons ATGGTGTCCTGGATCATCTCCCGCCTGGTGGT GCTCATCTTTGGCACCCTGTACCCAGCCTATTCTTCCTACAAGGCCGTGAAGACAAAAAACGTAAAGGAATAT GTGAAATGGATGATGTACTGGATCGTCTTTGCCTTCTTCACCACAGCAGAGACACTCACGGATATCGTGCTCTCCTG GTTCCCCTTCTACTTTGAGCTCAAGATTGCCTTCGTGATATGGCTGCTGTCCCCTTACACCAAGGGCTCCAGCGTGCTCTACCGCAAGTTCGTGCACCCAACACTGTCCAACAAGGAGAAG GAGATTGACGAGTACATCACGCAGGCCCGAGACAAAAGCTATGAGACCATGATGAGGGTGGGCAAAAGGGGCCTGAACCTGGCCGCCAATGCTGCGGTCACAGCTGCTGCCAAG GGGGTGCTGTCAGAGAAGCTCCGAAGCTTCAGCATGCAGGACCTGACCCTGATCCGGGATGAGGATGCACTGCCCCTGCAGGGGCCTGATGGCCGCCTCCGACCCGGCCCTGGCAGCCTCCTGGACACCATCGAGGACTTAG GAGATGACCCTGCCCTGAGTTTAAGGTCTAGCATGAACCAGGCTGACCCCCGGACAGAGACCTCTGAGGATGACACAGGGGACAAGGCCCCCAAGAGAGTCAAATCCATCAAAAAAGTGCCCAAAGCTGAG CCACTGGCTTCCAAGACGCTGAAGACCCGGCCCAAGAAGAAGGCCTCTGGTGGGGGCGACTCAGCTTGA